The following coding sequences are from one Cryomorphaceae bacterium 1068 window:
- a CDS encoding cation transporter produces MTKEYTITGMTCTGCLAKVKRTINGIEEIQEAAIQLEYPQAKIISDESLDLGEINLALKKVGNYAISEEYQETVQAPLPKIKKQEPLAEKSITTYKPLILIVGFIAVVTALSQYPFNEFSGMLWMRHFMAGFFIVFAFFKLLNLTGFANSYRMYDIVAAKWKAWGYAYPFVELALGLLYLLNIAPFFTNMVTVIVLGISSIGVIKSNLNKKKIKCACLGDVFNLPMSTVTIVEDLSMVAMAAAMLVFT; encoded by the coding sequence AAGTGAAGAGAACGATCAATGGAATCGAAGAGATACAAGAAGCCGCTATTCAACTGGAATACCCACAGGCAAAGATTATCTCCGATGAATCTTTAGACCTTGGAGAAATTAATCTGGCATTAAAAAAGGTAGGGAACTATGCCATTTCTGAAGAATATCAAGAGACCGTACAAGCTCCGCTCCCTAAGATCAAAAAACAAGAACCACTCGCTGAGAAGTCCATTACCACCTACAAACCACTGATCCTTATTGTAGGGTTCATTGCTGTGGTAACAGCTTTGAGCCAATACCCATTCAATGAATTTTCGGGGATGTTGTGGATGCGCCACTTTATGGCAGGGTTCTTCATTGTCTTTGCTTTTTTCAAGCTGCTAAACTTGACAGGCTTTGCGAACTCTTATCGAATGTACGATATAGTAGCCGCTAAATGGAAAGCCTGGGGATACGCTTACCCATTTGTTGAACTAGCCCTGGGATTGCTCTATTTATTGAATATTGCACCGTTTTTCACAAACATGGTGACAGTTATCGTCTTGGGCATAAGCAGCATCGGAGTGATTAAAAGCAACCTGAACAAGAAGAAGATCAAATGTGCCTGCCTGGGAGATGTATTCAATTTACCCATGAGTACAGTCACCATTGTAGAGGATCTATCCATGGTAGCTATGGCTGCAGCTATGCTTGTTTTCACTTAG